The genomic window TATATCTGAATAAATACCGGCACCATACTTCTGTTATGCATTATTCTGCTGCTGTTCATCGCCTTCAACCGCTTCATCCACGTCTTCGGCCGCAGTCAGCAGGAGTTCCTGTGCAATCTTGAGATCTTCAACACCGGCAATAAACATGAGCGTGTCGTAGGCCTCAATGCGGGTGCTGCCTTTGGGTACAATGAATTCGTTGCCGCGCCGGATAAGCAGAATCAGTGCACCGGCCGGCAGTCCAAGGTCCATAATCTGTTTGCCGCAGGCACAGGAATCCGGCGGAATATCAATTTCACGCGTTTCACTTTTTACACCGGCGCGCCGTTCAAATTCGAGCGGATAGTCGGGACGGTTGACAAGCGGTTTATCGACGTTCAGCCACCGCGCCACCACCATGAGAGTTTTGCCCTGCAGCAGTACGGACGCGATGACAATAAAAAATACGATGTTAAAAATTTCGGTGGAATTTTCGTAGCCGGCAGTAAAGGGAAAGGTTGCGAGCACAATCGGCACCGATCCGCGCAATCCGGTCCACGCGGTAAGCGTGCATTCCGGCAGAGTGAATTTTGATTTCCAGAGTCCGATGTACACAGCGGCCGGACGCGCAACAAACATCAGCGCAACGGCGATCAGCAAACCGTCTTTAGCAACAGTGCCGAGCAGTTGCGACGGAACAACAAGCATTCCGAGGGTGACGAACAAAATGATCTGCATCAGCCAGCCGAGGCCGTCGTGAAATTTTTTGAGGTAGTGTTTGAAGAGAAAATCTTTGTTGCCGAGAACAATTCCGCAAGTGTAAACAGCGAGGAATCCATTACCGAACAGCATGTCGGTCAATGAGTAAGTGATCAGCACAAGGCTCATGCTGAGCACCGGATAAAGCCCCTCATATTCCAGCCGGGTACGGTTAAAAATCCAGGCAGCGGCACGGCCAAAAAAGTAGCCCAATACAACGCCTAGCGCCATCCGGACAACCACTGAGCCAAGCAGCTCGTACCAGGTTGCACCATTGACGCCGAGCAGACTGAGTACGGAGGTGGTTAACAGCACCGCCATCGGGTCGTTGCTGCCGGATTCCAGCTCGAGCAGCGGTTTCAGGCTGCCTTTCAAGCTGACACCGCGTGAACGCATGATGGAGAACACTGCCGCCGCATCGGTTGAAGAAACAATCGCGCCGATAAGCATACCTTCGAACAGATCGCCGAGAATCCACCACGCGAACAAACCGGTGATTGCGGCGGTGAGAATTACGCCGCCGGTAGCCAGAGTCAGTCCCGGGCGCAGGATCGGTTTAATCAACGTCCAGCTCGTGTCAAGACCGCCGGAAAACAGAATGTAGGCCAAGGCAAAAATACCAATGAAATTGGCCGCCGCCGGATTATCAAATGTGATCCGCCCGATACCTTCACTGCCGGCGAGCATTCCGACCGCAAGGAACATCAGCAGCATCGGTACACCGAACCGGTCGGAAATTTTATTCGCCAGCACGCTGATGAAAAACAGGATTCCGATGGCAAAAACAATAATTGAAGAGGAAGAAACTATATCCATGATAAAGTACAGTTTGTGAATTCCGGCGGCGGCTGTCAATGAATACGTAACGGCTGATGCGTAAAAGTATAAATTATGTCTGATTTGCTTGCATATTACAGTTTTTTCTCTTTGCGCCGGAGAATATTGTATTTATACTCTGCGGTCATGAAAGCCATGGACGTCAATCTCCGGAATGAAAC from Kiritimatiellales bacterium includes these protein-coding regions:
- a CDS encoding potassium/proton antiporter; the encoded protein is MDIVSSSSIIVFAIGILFFISVLANKISDRFGVPMLLMFLAVGMLAGSEGIGRITFDNPAAANFIGIFALAYILFSGGLDTSWTLIKPILRPGLTLATGGVILTAAITGLFAWWILGDLFEGMLIGAIVSSTDAAAVFSIMRSRGVSLKGSLKPLLELESGSNDPMAVLLTTSVLSLLGVNGATWYELLGSVVVRMALGVVLGYFFGRAAAWIFNRTRLEYEGLYPVLSMSLVLITYSLTDMLFGNGFLAVYTCGIVLGNKDFLFKHYLKKFHDGLGWLMQIILFVTLGMLVVPSQLLGTVAKDGLLIAVALMFVARPAAVYIGLWKSKFTLPECTLTAWTGLRGSVPIVLATFPFTAGYENSTEIFNIVFFIVIASVLLQGKTLMVVARWLNVDKPLVNRPDYPLEFERRAGVKSETREIDIPPDSCACGKQIMDLGLPAGALILLIRRGNEFIVPKGSTRIEAYDTLMFIAGVEDLKIAQELLLTAAEDVDEAVEGDEQQQNNA